From a region of the Oncorhynchus keta strain PuntledgeMale-10-30-2019 chromosome 13, Oket_V2, whole genome shotgun sequence genome:
- the LOC118392337 gene encoding cytochrome c oxidase assembly factor 6 homolog, whose translation MSAPNSNQRKACWGARDELWKCLDDNQDNASSCEKFQKEFEASCPAQWVKHFTKRRDFLKYKDKMQTEGFEPADGPKESRS comes from the exons ATGTCAGCCCCCAACTCGAACCAGAGAAAGGCATGCTGGGGCGCTAGGGACGAGCTGTGGAAGTGCCTTGATGATAACCAGGACAATGCCTCCTCCTGTGAGAAGTTCCAGAAAGAGTTTGAGGCGAGCTGTCCAGCTCAGTGG GTGAAACACTTCACCAAGAGGAGAGACTTTTTGAAGTACAAGGACAAGATGCAGACGGAGGGCTTCGAGCCTGCTGACGGGCCTAAAGAGTCACGGTCCTAG